Genomic segment of Apium graveolens cultivar Ventura chromosome 7, ASM990537v1, whole genome shotgun sequence:
AGCTTGAAGGATGGAGGATCATGCAGCAATTTGGATGAAGCGCATAAGGCATCGTATACATTTAACAATTATTTTCAgattcaaaatgaagatgtggAAGCTTGTGACTTCAAGGGCACATCAAAGATAGTGAAGCATAATGCATCTACCGGTGGTTGTCTTTTCTAATTAGCTTTACAAAGTGATGGAATCAGAGTCCCCATAGCATATAGATACATATTTAAAGATAAATTGTGCCAGCTACAAATACTTTTTACTTGTATAAAAGAAAATGTGTATCACAACTTTGTGTTTGTGTGTGTCAAACAGAGACAGGGAACTATGCAAGTCTATTATTCATATAGTAAAGTGATGTGTAGTTTGCCCAAATTTATACCAGCAATAAAGATCTTCTTTCAAGGTAAACAATGTGAGCAGAAATAATATCATCAAAAGCAGCAACAGATAAATAATCAATCCCTGAGTTCCAGAACAGAAGAATTGTGTTAGTACACAAGTAACACCACTCTTTTTCAACATAAGTATGCATTGTTAGCAGAAGACGTATATTTTGTACTCTGCACTATACGAGATAAGACTGTAAGACACATAATTGTTTAGCTCAGATAAGAACTTAATGCGAAAAAGATAAAAACTTCAGATACGAACTATATATATGAATTGAAATATCTTTAAATAACCAAGTACTGGATAATTTTATTAAACCGCAAACGTTTACCAAAGTGATGAAATGATTTGATGGCATCTCTACTTACCAACAAGTTTTATGTCAGTGTTATCCACCAGCCACTGTGCCCCATCCTTCATGAAGTCCACAAAGCTTAATTCCAACTCCTCCTTCCACATTAGTCCCCTGAACTAACGCAGAGATCATAAATAAAATTGCACCTGATAATTTGTACATAATTGTACCGAATACAAATGATCAAATAAACCATATCTAATGGCTAGTCCAATCTCAATTAAATTCTCATAAATGATGCTATTAAGAAAAGTTAATTCTTAAGATTCAAGCATGTCAGTGCCAGGATAAAGAGGATATTTAAGAAAAATGTATAGGCAAATAATAATACTACACATATTGAGTACATATATCTATCCACAAACATCCCTCTACTCCCCAAAAGCACCTTTCCGAAAGTAGGTTGTTCTATCCTTGTGTCGATTGATATATGTGAAGGCATCTAATCTAAAATCAAATTAACTAAACTTACATCATTCCGTCTTTCATCAGAATCAGCAAGCAAAAGAGAATTAACCAGGTCTGAATGCACCAGAATTTGAGCAACGCGTTCAATTTGTGGCTGCCTTCCAACAACGGGAAAAAAATATTTCTAATTAGGATTTCAAAAATGCCCAATTTCAGTTTTCTAATTAGATCGTATTAATTAAACAGAAATATACATTATTAGAGGGGGAGAGAGGGGGAGAGGgggagggagggggagagagagagatggtGGAGACAGAGAGGGAGGAGATTACGGGCTTATCGGAGATGATGCGTTTGTCGACGGGGAGACCCATGCCGACGCCGACACCATTTGCTGCCATAATACGAGAAGCGGCGTGGTTTAATCTACCAACCATTTCAGATTATGGATTCAATTGATGTCAATTAATGTAAACCCCCAATTTATTTGAATCTCCAATCCGTAAGATGATTAGATTCAGTTCAACTAAAAGCTGAGGTAGATGATTAGATTCGGTTCAACTGAAAGTTGAGAGGAAGAATATAAAACCCTTGTCTGAGAGCTgtttagagagagagagaccgAGAGGTATTTAGATTGGAAAAATTTGACTTGTCCAAATTTTACCCGGGTTGTTCAAACGCTTCTCCAAATGTTTTGAGTCTACTCTCCCCGCCTGGTCGAGAGCCCAATGATAACCAACAATGctaatttcattttatttttattttttagtaaATTTTTAAGTATAAATATTGttcaaattttttataaataaaaaattatcagTAACTAATTAGTATAATTTacaaaatttaacaaaaaaattattttatcaatcttagctaatattaatattatttcttaattatattgtcaaaattgattaattttgaagtcaaataattatatatattttattttttgttaAATGTTATTTTTTTACCCATTAACGccctattgtaacataagtttCCACATGTTACCGTATGCAACACTTTGAAGTTATAGTAACATGTTACaaaggctatggtaacatcaAAAATATTACGTTGCGGTAGGCTAAAATGAGCAtagctaaggtaacataattttgtaacacacatgattaaaccattgcgataggccatctatggtgtagtgtaaaaaatttatcttgttcatcgggaacgaatctcgtgttgggaagtagtgcttttaccagatttttctaaacctgacattcgagatgaatttgaaattttttaatactttttcatgtgactaaaataagtatatcttcacatctgtatggttggatcgtcaaaaaaatcatttaaaaaaattatcttgttcatcgggaacgaatccTGTGTTGGGAAATAGTGTTTTTACTaaaattttctaatcctgacattcgagatgaatttgaaattttttaaaacttttttaaggtgaataaaataagaatatattaacatacgtacggttggatcatctaaaaaatcatttaaaaaatttatcttgttcatcgggaacgaacCCTGTGTCGGGAagtagtgcttttaccagatttttctaatcctgacattcgagatgaatttgaattttttttaatactttttgatgtgactaaaataagtatatcttaacatctatacggttggatcgtcgaaaaaatcatttaaaaaatttatcatgTTCATCAGGAACGAATCCCGTGTTGGGAATaagtgcttttaccagatttttctaatcgtgacattcgagataaatttgaaattttttaatacttttttcatgtgactaaaataagtatatcttaacATCAGTATGGTTGGATaatctaaaaaatcatttaaaaaatttatcttgttcatcgaGAACGAATCTCGTGTTGGGAagtagtgcttttaccagatttttctaatcctgacattcgagatgaattttaaatttttaaaacttttttcatgtgattaaaataagtatatcttcacatccgtatggttggatcgtcggaaaaatcatttaaaaaatttatcttgttcatcgggaacgaatctcgtgTTGTGAAATAGTGCTtgtaccagatttttctaatccccacattcaagatgaatttaaaatgttttaataaatttttcatgtGAATAAGATAAGTATAGCttaacatccttatggttggagcgtctaaaaaatcatttaaaaaatttatcttgttcatcgggaacgaatctcgtgttgggaagtagtgcttttaccagatttttctaaacctgacattcgagatgaatttgaaattttttaatactttttcatgtgactaaaataagtatatcttcacatctgtatggttggatcgtcaaaaaaatcatttaaaaaaattatcttgttcatcgggaacgaatcATGTGTTAGGAAATAGTGTTTTTACTaaaattttctaatcctgacattcgagatgaatttgaaattttttaaaacttttttaatgtgaataaaataagtatatcttaacatacgtaaggttggatcatctaaaaaattatttaaaaaatttatcttgttcatcgggaacgaacCCTGTGTCGGGAAGTAGTgtttttaccagatttttctaatcctgacattcgagatgaatttgaattttttttaatactttttgatgtgactaaaataagtatatcttaacatccatacggttggatcgtcgaaaaaatcatttaaaaaatttatcatgTTCATCAGGAACGAATCCCGTGTTGGGAATaagtgcttttaccagatttttctaatcctgacattcaagataaatttgaaattttttaatacttttttcatgtgactaaaataagtatatcttaacATCAGTATGGTTGGATaatctaaaaaatcatttaaaaaatttatcttgttcatcgggaaaGAATCTCGTGTTGGGAagtagtgcttttaccagatttttctaatcctgacatt
This window contains:
- the LOC141673625 gene encoding cyclase-like protein 4 translates to MVGRLNHAASRIMAANGVGVGMGLPVDKRIISDKPPQIERVAQILVHSDLVNSLLLADSDERRNDFRGLMWKEELELSFVDFMKDGAQWLVDNTDIKLVGIDYLSVAAFDDIISAHIVYLERRSLLLV